One window from the genome of Ictidomys tridecemlineatus isolate mIctTri1 chromosome 12, mIctTri1.hap1, whole genome shotgun sequence encodes:
- the C12H2orf68 gene encoding UPF0561 protein C2orf68 homolog isoform X2 — MEAAPGPGPGLCCRPGGRLDMSHGFVHHIRRNQIARDDYDKKVKQAKEKARRRHTPAPTRPRKPDLQVYLPRRRDGSTHPGNPDCEESGESSSSGGSELEPSGHQLFCLEYESDNGEVTSVIVYQESHDQEAIGTHPKFPQELE; from the exons ATGGAGGCGGCGCCGGGCCCCGGGCCGGGGCTCTGCTGCCGGCCCGGCGGGCGGCTGGACATGAGCCACGGCTTCGTGCACCACATACGACGGAACCAGATTGCTCG GGACGACTACGACAAGAAGGTGAAGCAGGCCAAGGAGAAGGCGAGGAGGCGGCACACGCCCGCGCCCACGCGGCCGCGCAAGCCCGACCTGCAGGTGTACCTGCCGCGGCGCCGAG ATGGTTCTACCCACCCAGGCAACCCAGACTGTGAGGAGTCCGGTGAAAGCAGCAGTAGTGGTGGCTCCGAGCTGGAGCCTTCTGGCCACCAGCTCTTCTGCTTAGAATACGAGTCGGACAATGGAGAGGTCACATCAGTTATCGTGTATCAG GAATCACATGACCAAGAAGCCATAGGCACCCACCCCAAGTTTCCCCAGGAGTTGGAGTGA
- the C12H2orf68 gene encoding UPF0561 protein C2orf68 homolog isoform X1 — MEAAPGPGPGLCCRPGGRLDMSHGFVHHIRRNQIARDDYDKKVKQAKEKARRRHTPAPTRPRKPDLQVYLPRRRDGSTHPGNPDCEESGESSSSGGSELEPSGHQLFCLEYESDNGEVTSVIVYQDDDPGRVSEEVSAHTPLDLPMQEALKLRIQEEIAKRQSRH, encoded by the exons ATGGAGGCGGCGCCGGGCCCCGGGCCGGGGCTCTGCTGCCGGCCCGGCGGGCGGCTGGACATGAGCCACGGCTTCGTGCACCACATACGACGGAACCAGATTGCTCG GGACGACTACGACAAGAAGGTGAAGCAGGCCAAGGAGAAGGCGAGGAGGCGGCACACGCCCGCGCCCACGCGGCCGCGCAAGCCCGACCTGCAGGTGTACCTGCCGCGGCGCCGAG ATGGTTCTACCCACCCAGGCAACCCAGACTGTGAGGAGTCCGGTGAAAGCAGCAGTAGTGGTGGCTCCGAGCTGGAGCCTTCTGGCCACCAGCTCTTCTGCTTAGAATACGAGTCGGACAATGGAGAGGTCACATCAGTTATCGTGTATCAG GACGATGACCCAGGAAGGGTGAGTGAGGAAGTGTCAGCACACACACCTCTGGATCTACCCATGCAAGAGGCCCTCAAGTTGCGTATCCAGGAGGAGATTGCCAAACGCCAGAGCCGACACTGA
- the Tmem150a gene encoding transmembrane protein 150A isoform X1, with amino-acid sequence MTAWILLPVSLSAFSITGIWTVYAMAVMNRHVCPVENWSYNESCSPDPAEQGGPKTCCTLDDVPLISKCGTYPPESCLFSLIGNVGAFMVALICLLRYGQLLEQSRHSWVNTTALITGCTNAVGLVVVGNFQVDHAKPLHYVGAGVAFPAGLLFVCLHCALSYHGAATPLDLVVAYLRSVLAAIAFVTLVLTVFQVASSLSTRAPSYSTGQPCVSGCSSSISSFSMAPSAMSLGQCLQTLWWPLCSLPLAGPASPRAAAAPPHTSTVPPRASP; translated from the exons ATGACCGCCTGGATCCTCCTTCCTGTCAGCTTGTCAGCGTTCTCCATCACTGGCATATGGACTGT GTATGCCATGGCAGTGATGAACCGCCACGTGTGTCCCGTGGAGAACTG GTCCTACAACGAGTCCTGCTCTCCTGACCCTGCTGAGCAAGGGGGCCCCAAGACATGCTGTACTTTGGACGATGTCCCCCTCATCAG CAAGTGCGGCACCTACCCCCCCGAGAGCTGCCTCTTCAGCCTCATTGGGAACGTGGGTGCTTTCATGG TGGCCCTCATCTGCCTCCTGCGGTATGGGCAGCTCCTGGAGCAGAGCCGGCACTCTTGGGTTAACACCACAGCGCTCATCACAGGCTGCACCAACGCCGTGGGCCTCGTGGTGGTTGGCAACTTTCAG GTGGACCATGCCAAGCCTCTGCACTACGTGGGAGCTGGTGTGGCCTTCCCTGCAGGGCTGCTCTTTGTCTGCCTGCACTGTGCCCTGTCCTACCATGGAGCAGCCACCCCCCTGGACCTGGTGGTGGCCTACCTGCGCAGTGTGCTGGCTGCCATCGCCTTCGTCACCCTGGTCCTCA CGGTGTTCCAGGTGGCGTCTTCTTTGTCCACGAGAGCTCCCAGTTACAGCACGGGGCAGCCCTGTGTGAGTGGGTGTTCGTCATCGATATCCTCATTTTCTATGGCACCTTCAGCTATGAGTTTGGGGCAGTGTCTTCAGACACTCTGGTGGCCGCTCTGCAGCCTGCCCCTGGCAGGGCCTGCAAGTCCTCGGGCAGCAGCAGCACCTCCACACACCTCAACTGTGCCCCCGAGAGCATCGCCATGA
- the Tmem150a gene encoding transmembrane protein 150A isoform X2 — MTAWILLPVSLSAFSITGIWTVYAMAVMNRHVCPVENWSYNESCSPDPAEQGGPKTCCTLDDVPLISKCGTYPPESCLFSLIGNVGAFMVALICLLRYGQLLEQSRHSWVNTTALITGCTNAVGLVVVGNFQVDHAKPLHYVGAGVAFPAGLLFVCLHCALSYHGAATPLDLVVAYLRSVLAAIAFVTLVLSGVFFVHESSQLQHGAALCEWVFVIDILIFYGTFSYEFGAVSSDTLVAALQPAPGRACKSSGSSSTSTHLNCAPESIAMI, encoded by the exons ATGACCGCCTGGATCCTCCTTCCTGTCAGCTTGTCAGCGTTCTCCATCACTGGCATATGGACTGT GTATGCCATGGCAGTGATGAACCGCCACGTGTGTCCCGTGGAGAACTG GTCCTACAACGAGTCCTGCTCTCCTGACCCTGCTGAGCAAGGGGGCCCCAAGACATGCTGTACTTTGGACGATGTCCCCCTCATCAG CAAGTGCGGCACCTACCCCCCCGAGAGCTGCCTCTTCAGCCTCATTGGGAACGTGGGTGCTTTCATGG TGGCCCTCATCTGCCTCCTGCGGTATGGGCAGCTCCTGGAGCAGAGCCGGCACTCTTGGGTTAACACCACAGCGCTCATCACAGGCTGCACCAACGCCGTGGGCCTCGTGGTGGTTGGCAACTTTCAG GTGGACCATGCCAAGCCTCTGCACTACGTGGGAGCTGGTGTGGCCTTCCCTGCAGGGCTGCTCTTTGTCTGCCTGCACTGTGCCCTGTCCTACCATGGAGCAGCCACCCCCCTGGACCTGGTGGTGGCCTACCTGCGCAGTGTGCTGGCTGCCATCGCCTTCGTCACCCTGGTCCTCA GTGGCGTCTTCTTTGTCCACGAGAGCTCCCAGTTACAGCACGGGGCAGCCCTGTGTGAGTGGGTGTTCGTCATCGATATCCTCATTTTCTATGGCACCTTCAGCTATGAGTTTGGGGCAGTGTCTTCAGACACTCTGGTGGCCGCTCTGCAGCCTGCCCCTGGCAGGGCCTGCAAGTCCTCGGGCAGCAGCAGCACCTCCACACACCTCAACTGTGCCCCCGAGAGCATCGCCATGATCTGA
- the Tmem150a gene encoding transmembrane protein 150A isoform X3 codes for MTAWILLPVSLSAFSITGIWTVYAMAVMNRHVCPVENWSYNESCSPDPAEQGGPKTCCTLDDVPLISKCGTYPPESCLFSLIGNVGAFMGGPCQASALRGSWCGLPCRAALCLPALCPVLPWSSHPPGPGGGLPAQCAGCHRLRHPGPHGVPGGVFFVHESSQLQHGAALCEWVFVIDILIFYGTFSYEFGAVSSDTLVAALQPAPGRACKSSGSSSTSTHLNCAPESIAMI; via the exons ATGACCGCCTGGATCCTCCTTCCTGTCAGCTTGTCAGCGTTCTCCATCACTGGCATATGGACTGT GTATGCCATGGCAGTGATGAACCGCCACGTGTGTCCCGTGGAGAACTG GTCCTACAACGAGTCCTGCTCTCCTGACCCTGCTGAGCAAGGGGGCCCCAAGACATGCTGTACTTTGGACGATGTCCCCCTCATCAG CAAGTGCGGCACCTACCCCCCCGAGAGCTGCCTCTTCAGCCTCATTGGGAACGTGGGTGCTTTCATGG GTGGACCATGCCAAGCCTCTGCACTACGTGGGAGCTGGTGTGGCCTTCCCTGCAGGGCTGCTCTTTGTCTGCCTGCACTGTGCCCTGTCCTACCATGGAGCAGCCACCCCCCTGGACCTGGTGGTGGCCTACCTGCGCAGTGTGCTGGCTGCCATCGCCTTCGTCACCCTGGTCCTCA CGGTGTTCCAGGTGGCGTCTTCTTTGTCCACGAGAGCTCCCAGTTACAGCACGGGGCAGCCCTGTGTGAGTGGGTGTTCGTCATCGATATCCTCATTTTCTATGGCACCTTCAGCTATGAGTTTGGGGCAGTGTCTTCAGACACTCTGGTGGCCGCTCTGCAGCCTGCCCCTGGCAGGGCCTGCAAGTCCTCGGGCAGCAGCAGCACCTCCACACACCTCAACTGTGCCCCCGAGAGCATCGCCATGATCTGA